A genomic window from Sorex araneus isolate mSorAra2 chromosome 2, mSorAra2.pri, whole genome shotgun sequence includes:
- the LOC101554249 gene encoding LOW QUALITY PROTEIN: peripherin (The sequence of the model RefSeq protein was modified relative to this genomic sequence to represent the inferred CDS: inserted 1 base in 1 codon; substituted 1 base at 1 genomic stop codon): MSLPSGLRASAGSTSYRRAFGPPPSLSPGAFSFASSSRFSSSRLLGSASSGSSGRLGGFRGPRAGSLLRLPSERLDFSVAEALNQEFLATRSNEKQELQELNDRFANFIEKVRFLEQQNAALRGELSQARGQEPARADQLCQQELRELRRELELLGRERDRVQVERDGLAEDLAALKQRLEDEMRKREDXLVLFRKDVDDATLSRLELERKIESLMDEIEFLKKLHEEELRDLQVSVDSQQLQQVELEATVKPELTAALRDIRAQYESIAVKNLQEAEEWYKSKYADLSDAANRNHEALRQAKQEMNESRRQIQSLTCELDGLRGTNEALLRQLRELEEQFALEAGGYQAGAARLEEELRQLKEEMARHLREYQELLNVKMALDIENATXRKLLEGEESRISVPVHSFAPSAPLVPPFPEMDPPQDSHSRRTVLLPEGRGPSHQQVVTESQEQRSELGKSPTHSY; encoded by the exons ATGAGCCTCCCCTCGGGCCTCCGGGCCAGCGCCGGCTCCACCTCGTACCGCCGCGCCTTCGGGCCGCCGCCCTCGCTGTCCCCGGGGGCCTTCTCCTTCGCGTCCAGCTCGCGCTTCTCCAGCAGCCGCCTGCTGGGCTCGGCGTCCTCCGGCTCCTCGGGGCGCCTGGGCGGCTTCCGCGGGCCGCGGGCGGGCTCCCTGCTGCGCCTGCCCTCGGAGCGCCTCGACTTCTCCGTGGCCGAGGCCCTCAACCAGGAGTTCCTGGCCACGCGCAGCAACGAGAAGCAGGAGCTGCAGGAGCTCAACGACCGCTTCGCCAACTTCATCGAGAAGGTGCGCTTCCTGGAGCAGCAGAACGCGGCCCTGCGCGGGGAGCTGAGCCAGGCCCGGGGCCAGGAGCCGGCGCGCGCCGACCAGCTGTGCCAGCAGGAGCTGCGCGAGCTGCGCCGGGAGCTGGAGCTGCTGGGCCGCGAGCGCGACCGGGTGCAGGTGGAGCGCGACGGGCTGGCCGAGGACCTGGCGGCGCTCAAGCAGAG GTTGGAGGACGAGATGCGCAAGCGGGAGG GCCTCGTGCTCTTCCGCAAG GACGTGGACGATGCCACCCTGTCGCGCCTGGAACTGGAGCGCAAGATCGAGTCTCTGATGGATGAGATTGAGTTTCTCAAGAAACTGCACGAGGAG GAGCTGCGGGACCTGCAGGTGAGCGTGGACAGCCAGCAGCTGCAGCAGGTCGAGCTAGAGGCGACCGTGAAGCCGGAGCTGACGGCGGCGCTGAGGGACATCCGCGCGCAGTACGAGAGCATCGCGGTGAAGAACCTGCAGGAGGCAGAGGAGTGGTACAAGTCCAAG TACGCGGACCTGTCGGACGCCGCCAACCGGAACCACGAGGCCCTGCGCCAGGCCAAGCAGGAGATGAACGAGTCGCGGCGCCAGATCCAGAGCCTCACGTGCGAGCTGGACGGGCTGCGCGGCACC AACGAGGCGCTGCTCAGGCAGCTGCGGGAGCTGGAGGAGCAGTTCGCCCTGGAGGCAGGCGGGTACCAGGCGGGCGCCGCGCGGCTGGAGGAGGAGCTGCGGCAGCTGAAGGAGGAGATGGCCAGGCACCTCCGCGAGTACCAGGAGCTGCTCAACGTCAAGATGGCCCTGGACATCGAGAACGCCACCTAACGCAAGCTGCTGGAGGGCGAGGAGAGCCG GATCTCCGTGCCCGTCCATTCCTTC gccccctccgctcccctcgTCCCTCCTTTCCCAGAGATGGATCCTCCACAGGACAGTCACAGCC GCAGGACGGTGCTGCTGCCCGAAGGTCGGGGGCCCTCACACCAGCAGGTGGTGACTGAGTCGCAGGAGCAGCGCAGTGAGCTGGGTAAGTCTCCCACTCACAGCTACTGA